A portion of the Halodesulfovibrio sp. MK-HDV genome contains these proteins:
- a CDS encoding helix-turn-helix domain-containing protein: MSATITLTVAQVAERLGISPKYVRKLIKRGELKASNVGSSHKPLYRIRQQAVETLLDERTVTGIEE, translated from the coding sequence ATGAGTGCAACGATAACGCTGACAGTCGCACAGGTCGCAGAGCGGTTAGGAATCAGCCCAAAGTATGTACGCAAGCTGATAAAGCGCGGAGAGCTAAAGGCCAGCAACGTAGGCTCGTCACATAAGCCACTTTATAGAATCCGTCAGCAAGCAGTAGAAACTCTTTTAGATGAACGCACAGTAACAGGAATTGAGGAGTAG
- a CDS encoding terminase small subunit — translation MTAVAPVMLKNMQQICEAFGKSRKTIIKWRTEGAPIFKDGGVYGAELNAVARWLVERGNKFAC, via the coding sequence ATGACAGCAGTAGCACCGGTAATGCTCAAGAACATGCAGCAGATTTGTGAAGCATTCGGCAAGAGCCGCAAGACCATCATCAAATGGCGTACGGAAGGGGCACCGATCTTTAAGGACGGTGGTGTGTACGGGGCAGAGTTAAATGCAGTTGCTAGGTGGTTGGTGGAGCGGGGAAACAAATTTGCCTGTTAG
- a CDS encoding AAA family ATPase: MKKKDQKSLFLLQNDGTRSYLSPMPKYLKLHATEFNYLFEEIHKCSLEDTETQDYNYYHSLGNNLRKFLECYLYFKFPSNDDWKSKFNRFFPEEKIEKALVFRLVNEFSHTEDQFDRARNPISIPEMKTAAEYVLQKIADADEPQYNSLLQSIGVKPAA, from the coding sequence GTGAAAAAAAAAGATCAAAAATCTCTATTCCTACTTCAAAATGATGGAACTCGTTCGTATCTTTCGCCTATGCCTAAATATTTAAAACTACACGCGACAGAGTTTAACTACCTCTTTGAAGAAATACATAAATGCTCACTGGAAGACACAGAAACTCAAGATTACAACTACTATCATAGCCTCGGTAACAATCTCAGAAAATTTCTTGAGTGCTATCTATATTTTAAATTCCCGAGCAATGACGACTGGAAATCCAAATTTAATAGGTTCTTTCCTGAAGAAAAAATCGAAAAAGCTCTTGTTTTTAGATTAGTAAATGAATTTTCTCATACCGAAGATCAGTTTGACAGAGCACGAAATCCCATAAGTATACCAGAAATGAAAACCGCCGCAGAGTATGTGCTTCAAAAGATTGCAGACGCAGATGAGCCGCAATATAACTCCTTGCTCCAAAGTATAGGGGTAAAACCAGCTGCGTAG